A window of Cryptomeria japonica chromosome 3, Sugi_1.0, whole genome shotgun sequence contains these coding sequences:
- the LOC131045997 gene encoding secreted RxLR effector protein 161-like produces the protein MADCKPLSTPMEQNLKLSSNDSSDLVDATSYRQLVGSLIYATTTRPDISFSVGVLSRFMQQPRETHWLAAKRVLRYLQGTQNYGLKYSKISKFSLLSYSDSDCAGDMDDGKSTSGYLMSLSSAVISWKSKKQPVPTLSSAEAEYIAASEATREILWLRRILADLQAPQASSTPLFIDNQSTIKMAKNPVFHDRTKHINTKFHFIRHYVKDGSISPQYCATTDQPADILTRALGRVKFEKFREMIGLTPSD, from the coding sequence ATGGCTGATTGCAAGCCTCTCAGCactcctatggagcaaaatctCAAACTTTCATCTAATGATTCCTCTGATTTGGTTGATGCAACTTCTTATAGGCAACTAGTTGGcagtttgatttatgctacaactactCGACCTGATATTTCTTTTTCTGTTGGAGTTCTGTCACGatttatgcaacaacctagagaaactcattggttagcAGCCAAACGGGTTCTTCGATATCTACAGGGCACTCAAAACTATGGGCTTAAATACtccaagatatcaaaattttctttgcttagttattcagattcagattgtgcAGGTGATATGGATGATGGAAAATCTACATCTGGTTACTTAATGTCTCTTAGTTCTGCTGTAATCTCTTGGAAATCTAAAAAGCAACCAGTCCCAACTCTCTCTTCTGCGGAAGCAGAATATATAGCAGCATCTGAGGCAACTAGAGAAATCTTATGGCTTCGAAGAATTCTTGCAGATTTGCAGGCACCACAAGCTTCTTCCACACCACTCTTTATTGACAATCAATCTACTATAAAAATGGCTAAGAACCCAGTGTTTCATGATCGTACCAaacatatcaacaccaagtttcatTTTATTCGGCACTATGTGAAAGATGGCAGTATCTCCCCTCAATATTGTGCTACTACAGACCAACCTGCAGATATACTTACCAGAGCATTGGGTCGTGTTAAGTTTGAAAAATTTCGTGAAATGATTGGTTTAACTCCTTCAGATTAA